One genomic region from Anopheles bellator chromosome 2, idAnoBellAS_SP24_06.2, whole genome shotgun sequence encodes:
- the LOC131207293 gene encoding protein giant: MMAQFMMDLKPEPRLSPSLYSPASPKMADSPSCRPQSTDSGVLDLSKRRDSLETTRKTPSPSYHCFSDGGGTPPPSNHSSPQCEAASTAEGSILLNYSELIRGRRLSPTKSLLHFEDIHQQHHRHHHHQLTTQPPAPVMAPGLAPAFHHALAMAQKPATESLLQQHLLQRGPALPSYLLSGAGALQTHHHHHHHGHQQHQFAGPVPQQQTTAVVHPSVTPLSPSPIRLRELDAISESGSEGTALVSSSERKSNKDEAPKSGDVAQRGNQYPMVVGRDGKLSRPFKAYPRDPLSLAAGFVASDTILDTNSAEKYNLFRKRMLEQIHAANGGQPTVSNPKMRRLALPGSVSSPKSAALSDASSESCDEKTPSRHANDLRESKMAPAAAATMKKEKQAKGCSEMAQRADGASSNQRLAAKDDSDSSHHSDADVTRGTASSSDGATGSGKDSAYYERRKKNNAAAKKSRDRRRIKEDEIAIRAAFLERENIELKFELAAARKQLALYGVTASVAS, encoded by the exons ATGATGGCCCAATTTATGATGGATTTGAAACCAG AACCACGTCTTAGTCCATCGCTCTACTCTCCGGCCTCGCCAAAAATGGCCGACAGTCCCAGCTGTCGCCCGCAGTCGACCGATTCGGGGGTGCTGGATCTTTCGAAGCGCCGCGATTCCCTGGAAACGACCCGCAAAACTCCCTCGCCATCGTATCACTGCTTCAGCGACGGGGGTGGCACTCCGCCGCCCAGCAACCACAGTTCCCCGCAGTGTGAGGCCGCTTCGACCGCGGAGGGCTCTATCCTCCTTAACTACAGCGAGCTGATTCGAGGTCGTCGCTTATCACCCACGAAGTCTCTGCTTCACTTCGAAGacatccaccagcagcatcatcgtcaccaccatcatcagctgACGACACaaccgccggcaccggttaTGGCCCCCGGTTTGGCCCCTGCCTTCCACCATGCCCTGGCGATGGCACagaaaccggccaccgaaagcctcctgcagcagcaccttctCCAGCGAGGCCCTGCCCTACCATCGTATCTGCTTTCCGGGGCCGGTGCACTCCAgacccatcaccatcatcatcatcatggccatcagcagcatcagttTGCTGGTCCtgtgccgcagcagcagacgacggcggtggtccaCCCATCGGTGACTCCTCTTTCACCCAGCCCGATTCGTTTGCGCGAGCTGGACGCCATTTCCGAGTCCGGTTCCGAGGGAACGGCTCTCGTCAGCTCGAGCGAACGGAAGTCGAACAAAGACGAGGCACCCAAGAGCGGCGATGTGGCGCAGCGAGGCAACCAGTACCCGATGGTGGTCGGCCGGGATGGTAAACTTTCGCGCCCCTTCAAGGCGTACCCGCGGGACCCGTTGAGCCTTGCCGCCGGGTTCGTGGCCAGCGACACCATTCTCGATACGAACTCGGCCGAAAAGTACAACCTGTTCCGGAAGCGCATGCTCGAGCAGATCCACGCCGCCAACGGGGGCCAACCGACGGTTTCGAACCCGAAAATGCGCCGTCTAGCGCTGCCGGGTTCCGTCAGCTCGCCCAAATCGGCCGCCCTGAGCGACGCCTCATCCGAATCGTGCGATGAAAAGACTCCATCGCGGCACGCGAACGATCTGCGCGAATCCAAAATGGCGCCGGCGGCCGCAGCGACGATGAAGAAGGAGAAGCAGGCGAAAGGATGCAGCGAAATGGCGCAACGGGCCGACGGCGCGTCATCCAATCAGCGGCTCGCAGCGAAGGACGACAGTGACAGCAGCCATCACAGTGACGCTGACGTCACGCGGGGCACTGCGTCGTCT TCTGACGGTGCTACCGGCTCTGGCAAGGACTCTGCTTACTACGAGCGTCGCAAAAAGAACAATgcggcggcgaagaagtcGCGCGACCGGCGGCGCATCAAGGAGGACGAAATTGCGATCCGCGCTGCGTTCCTGGAGCGCGAAAACATCGAGCTCAAGTTTGAGCTGGCCGCGGCCCGCAAACAGTTGGCACTGTACGGTGTCAcggcttcggtggcttcgtAG
- the LOC131210101 gene encoding small ribosomal subunit protein uS12m, with product MNFLRQTFNLTKCLAGEAFSSILQRGTMATLNQMHRTGPHVKVRPPRQPLDGKPFAKGVVLKTLIKKPKKPNSANRKCVLVRLSTGKELVAYIPGIGHNLQEHNIVLVRVGRCQDLPGVKIKCVRGKYDLPHVIKQK from the exons ATGAACTTTCTGCGGCAAACTTTCAACCTCACGAAGTGCTTAGCCGGCGAAG CATTCTCATCAATCCTGCAGCGCGGCACAATGGCCACCCTGAACCAGATGCACCGGACTGGACCTCACGTAAAAGTGCGGCCTCCGCGCCAGCCGCTCGACGGAAAGCCGTTCGCCAAGGGTGTGGTGCTGAAGACGTTGATCAAGAAGCCGAAGAAACCGAACtcggccaaccggaagtgtgTTTTGGTGCGCCTGTCAACGGGCAAGGAGCTGGTCGCGTACATTCCCGGCATCGGGCACAACCTACAGGAGCACAACATCGTGTTGGTGCGCGTTGGTCGCTGCCAGGATCTGCCCGGAGTGAAGATCAAGTGCGTCCGCGGAAAGTACGATCTTCCGCACGTGATCAAGCAAAAGTAG
- the LOC131211358 gene encoding aminopeptidase N-like yields MVKKFSADQRRRQRFVVAAGLLLAATLCDRYTAATTTKLSPLREGHFSDGTLSGGGPGIVARDVDDYEYFLPNNSIPTHYAISLRTDIHENVRTFSATTWVYLTILEPTSTLTMHLQELSIQTTVLYRVPNSGGNPIQIDQPTHSVNIATEQVTFRSASQLATGNYALRVVYTGSMRNYQSGYLVSQYRDDDDQWRYVGTTHFQATLARRAFPCYDEPALKATFDLEITHHRTYTAIANMPMAQSTVDSTDPEYMVTSFDRTPRMSTYLVAFAVTDFVTQSNGRHQVTVRANAVDDALYALDVGATILDRLAEYLDVPYYEYMPKITSIAVPDRGTGAMENWGLVTYGEPSLLYNQAVNTYRNRKRVTTVIAHEYAHQWFGDLVSPLWWQYIWLNEGFATLYEYYATRLANPGDEYWELFNGEVIQRSLGEDATETIRPINQNAASQNDVAALFDVIAYQKAGSVLNMFRNVLGETRWQEGLRSYLIEGELSAADENTLSTHLQRTVQGSEGVLPAGTTIHTVLASWTGAPGFPVLNVQRLYRGDGAMILSQERFLADRVLPTTHTWHIPYNYAYESSATFHDLSQFEWMSTRAAKISSSVPDAEWVVFNLQQTGYYRVNYDRRNWDLLVDALLANHVAIHRLNRAQLLDDAFQLARADLLDMGVVLRMMRYLRRERDYAPWFAADKVLKYLYEKLRGTNHEEVFRAFVNDLIEEVYATVVPVDTVTDGETTLFKYLRELITGWGCRIGYEDCLQRSRDALRREYGAGELDPTPVHPDVRAVVYCYGLQAEDTTEEFTAIYQRLMASRNQAERTDLLNALGCSGSSDNIRTLLATVQFSAIPGSSFVYLSEEKGQLFRAITDGGRLPINAMMEVFADATTLQQLIGVVGTDPIVSAINRIAERTNNPEELRQLETMLAAVGPSLSVPGALELATARPQWFSTVEGLIVEQFLERYNTV; encoded by the exons ATGGTCAAGAAGTTTAGTGCCGAtcagcggcggcgacagcgGTTCGTAGTGGCGGCCGGTTTGCTGCTAGCCGCTACACTGTGTGACCGCTACACTGCAGCCACAACCACGAAGTTGAGTCCTCTCCGGGAGGGGCACTTCAGCGATGGGACGCTTTCCGGCGGCGGACCGGGAATCGTCGCCCGAGATGTGGACGACTACGAATATTTTCTGCCAAACAATTCGATCCCCACGCACTACGCCATCTCGCTGCGGACCGACATTCACGAGAACGTGCGCACGTTCTCCGCCACGACCTGGGTCTACTTGACGATCCTGGAGCCGACCAGTACGCTGACGATGCACCTGCAGGAGCTCTCGATCCAGACGACCGTGCTGTACCGGGTGCCCAATTCCGGGGGCAATCCCATCCAGATCGACCAACCGACGCACTCCGTTAACATTGCGACGGAACAGGTCACCTTCCGCAGTGCGTCCCAGCTGGCCACGGGGAACTACGCGCTGCGGGTGGTGTACACGGGCAGTATGCGCAACTACCAGAGTGGTTACCTGGTGTCGCAGtaccgggacgacgacgaccagtGGCGCTACGTCGGCACGACCCACTTCCAGGCGACGCTTGCGCGCCGAGCGTTCCCCTGCTACGACGAGCCGGCCCTGAAGGCCACATTCGATCTGGAAATTACGCACCACCGGACGTACACGGCGATCGCCAACATGCCCATGGCGCAGAGTACGGTCGATTCGACCGACCCGGAGTACATGGTGACGAGCTTCGACCGAACGCCCCGCATGTCCACGTATCTGGTCGCGTTCGCCGTGACGGACTTTGTCACCCAAAGCAACGGGCGGCACCAGGTGACGGTCCGGGCGAATGCGGTGGACGATGCGCTCTACGCGCTCGACGTTGGCGCCACGATACTGGACCGACTGGCGGAGTACCTGGACGTACCGTACTACGAGTACATGCCGAAGATTACGTCGATCGCAGTTCCGGACCGTGGCACCGGTGCAATGGAGAACTGGGGTCTGGTGACGTACGG GGAACCGTCGCTGTTGTACAACCAGGCCGTAAATACCTATCGGAATCGTAAACGGGTTACGACAGTCATCGCGCACGAGTACGCCCATCAGTGGTTCGGCGATCTGGTCAGCCCGCTCTGGTGGCAGTACATATGGCTGAACGAAGGATTCGCCACGCTGTACGAGTACTACGCGACGCGACTGGCCAACCCGGGCGACGAGTATTGGGAACTGTTCAACGGTGAGGTCATCCAGCGGTCTTTGGGTGAGGACGCTACCGAAACCATTCGCCCGATCAACCAGAATGCGGCCAGCCAAAACGACGTGGCGGCACTGTTTGATGTCATCGCCTATCAGAAGG CCGGCAGCGTACTGAACATGTTCCGCAACGTACTGGGCGAAACCCGCTGGCAGGAGGGCTTACGGTCGTACCTGATCGAGGGCGAGCTAAGCGCTGCGGACGAGAACACGCTCAGCACCCATTTGCAGCGCACGGTTCAAGGCAGTGAAGGTGTTCTTCCGGCCGGCACCACTATCCACACGGTGCTTGCGTCCTGGACCGGTGCCCCCGGCTTCCCGGTGCTCAACGTGCAGCGTCTGTACCGCGGCGACGGGGCGATGATCCTGTCACAGGAACGCTTCCTGGCCGACCGAGTGTTGCCGACCACGCACACCTGGCACATTCCGTACAACTACGCGTACGAATCGTCGGCCACGTTCCACGATCTGTCCCAGTTCGAGTGGATGTCGACGCGGGCGGCCAAAATCTCTAGCAGCGTCCCGGACGCCGAGTGGGTCGTTTTTAACCTGCAGCAAACGGGCTACTACCGGGTGAACTACGATCGGCGCAACTGGGACCTGCTGGTGGACGCACTGCTCGCCAACCACGTTGCCATCCACCGGCTAAACCGGGCGCAGCTCCTGGACGATGCGTTCCAGCTGGCCCGGGCCGACCTCCTCGATATGGGCGTGGTGCTACGGATGATGCGCTATCTGCGTCGCGAACGGGACTACGCACCGTGGTTCGCGGCCGACAAAGTACTGAAATACCTGTACGAGAAACTGCGCGGCACCAATCACGAGGAGGTGTTCCGTGCATTCGTGAATGACCTCATCGAGGAGGTTTACGCTACGGTCGTCCCGGTGGACACGGTGACCGACGGGGAGACGACGTTGTTCAAGTATCTCCGGGAGTTGATCACGGGATGGGGTTGCCGAATCGGGTACGAGGATTGTTTGCAGCGTTCCCGAGACGCACTGCGCCGGGAGTACGGTGCCGGCGAGCTCGACCCAACTCCGGTGCATCCGGATGTGCGGGCCGTCGTCTACTGCTATGGACTGCAGGCGGAGGATACGACCGAAGAGTTTACGGCCATCTACCAACGGCTCATGGCGTCGCGCAATCAAGCCGAACGTACCGATCTGCTGAATGCGCTCGGGTGCTCCGGGAGCTCCGACAATATCCGCACGCTGTTGGCCACGGTGCAGTTCAGTGCGATACCCGGCTCCAGCTTCGTGTACCTCAGCGAAGAGAAGGGCCAACTGTTTAGGGCGatcaccgacggtggccggttgccGATCAACGCGATGATGGAAGTGTTCGCTGACGCCACCACGTTGCAACAGTTGATCGG CGTGGTGggcaccgatccgatcgtttCGGCGATTAATCGAATTGCGGAGCGAACCAACAACCCGGAGGAGCTGCGTCAGCTGGAGACGATGCTGGCCGCCGTCGGCCCATCCTTgtcggtgcccggtgctcTCGAGTTGGCTACGGCACGCCCACAGTGGTTCAGCACGGTCGAGGGCCTGATCGTGGAGCAGTTTCTGGAAAGATACAACACCGTTTGA
- the LOC131211366 gene encoding aminopeptidase N-like encodes MVLRRNLPLLLVLLVLGGTAVSQRRHAPYPEWSDREFAPVIATQQTSDHLSPKDVDQSYRLPSETVPTHYAIRLHTPQLHTGGRAFSGAVDIFLDVIAPTRTITVHSRGLVVNWAALFARQDDGLLVEFGFPQHEWDSRTEHLTFLVGGELPLGSYVLALEYDGQLETNSDSGFFLKSYVNDEGVRRYVGTTQFESTNARMAFPCYDEPLLKATFTLSITHAAEFEAVSNMPIAERLALEGTSEGYVTTRFDTTPKMSTYLLAFGVSDFVAIQDGRQQVYARPNAIHEAVFALEAGVRILDALGEYTHVSYYEYMPKLSQMAIPNRGSGAMENWGLVKYGEPALLFNPARNTYRTRKGIAVVIAHEYAHQWFGNLVSPHWWSYIWLNEGFANLFGYIGADRAYPDERYWDLYAVENVQNAFGPDSSDTVRPMTQDATTPSAISGLFDSIAYDKAGSVLNMFRTVLGDDNFRAGLKVYFENRQLDGAVADDLYEGLQTAIDGKDVLPGGVTVKQLMDSWTTEPGYPVLTVRRNYDDGSAIVAQERFYAEKREPNANVWYIPYSFARASAPSFDDLSDFRWLSQKAERIEDTGATADEWLVFNKQQAGYYRVNYDAHNWLLIAKALQSDPSAIHRFNRAQLINDAFHLARVDRHDMALALDLLTYLAHETEYVPWAAANGVLNYFYDKLRGTAHYHDFIVYVDALLGPVFDGLGEFVPVPEDEPLLQKYLKQLVTTWACRLGYTECLRQTADALSTAVETNTAVHPDVQYVVYCYGVKGATDDQYRWLFDQMIKSGNEAERSLLIEVLGCSQDRDQLASLFTVAMGSTADLESLLAGERTRIISSIYSAGRFGVEAIIETLSSNRALAEEFVDRFGQGQLNSVVANVASRTNNEAELEQLEGFLAALGDLISEDTAASARRTVHTKNEWFTTYEGVRSTTFFTDFSK; translated from the exons ATGGTGTTAAGAAGGAATCTGCCGCTGCTcttggtgttgctggtgctgggggGTACCGCCGTGAGCCAACGACGTCATGCCCCCTATCCCGAGTGGAGTGACCGCGAATTTGCGCCAGTGATCGCAACGCAGCAAACCTCGGATCACCTCTCGCCAAAAGACGTGGACCAAAGCTACCGGCTTCCGAGTGAGACGGTTCCGACGCACTACGCGATCCGCTTGCACACCCCGCAGCTGCACACCGGCGGTCGCGCTTTTAGCGGTGCGGTTGACATCTTCCTCGATGTGATCGCTCCGACCCGGACGATTACGGTCCATAGCCGCGGTCTGGTCGTTAACTGGGCGGCCCTGTTCGCTCGGCAGGATGATGGGCTGCTGGTGGAGTTTGGGTTCCCGCAGCACGAGTGGGACTCCCGGACCGAGCACCTGACGTTCCTGGTCGGCGGCGAGCTTCCGCTCGGGAGCTACGTGTTGGCGCTCGAATACGACGGGCAGCTGGAGACGAACTCGGACAGTGGGTTCTTCCTGAAGTCCTACGTCAACGATGAAGGCGTCCGCCGGTACGTCGGCACAACACAGTTCGAGTCGACCAACGCCCGGATGGCGTTCCCGTGCTACGACGAACCGCTGCTAAAGGCCACGTTCACCCTTTCGATTACGCACGCGGCCGAGTTCGAGGCCGTCTCGAACATGCCGATCGCCGAGCGGCTCGCGTTGGAAGGGACGTCCGAAGGCTACGTGACGACCCGCTTCGACACGACCCCGAAAATGTCCACCTATCTGCTCGCGTTCGGTGTGTCCGACTTTGTCGCCATCCAGGACGGTCGCCAGCAGGTGTACGCCCGGCCGAATGCGATCCATGAGGCCGTCTTTGCGCTCGAGGCCGGCGTACGCATTCTCGATGCGCTCGGCGAGTACACGCACGTGTCGTACTACGAGTACATGCCGAAGCTGTCCCAGATGGCCATCCCGAACCGTGGGTCGGGTGCCATGGAGAACTGGGGTCTGGTGAAGTACGGTGAGCCGGCGCTCCTGTTtaacccggcccggaacaCGTACCGCACGCGCAAGGGAATCGCCGTGGTCATTGCGCACGAGTACGCGCACCAGTGGTTCGGCAACCTGGTCAGTCCGCACTGGTGGAGCTACATCTGGCTAAACGAAGGGTTCGCCAATCTGTTCGGTTACATCGGAGCCGACCGGGCGTATCCGGACGAGCGCTACTGGGACCTTTATGCGGTGGAGAACGTGCAGAACGCGTTCGGGCCCGATTCGAGCGACACCGTGCGACCAATGACCCAGGATGCAACGACACCGTCGGCCATTTCCGGgctgttcgattcgatcgctTACGACAAAG CCGGAAGCGTACTCAACATGTTCCGTACGGTGCTGGGCGATGACAATTTCCGCGCCGGACTCAAGGTGTACTTCGAAAACCGACAGCTGGACGGCGCGGTTGCGGACGATCTGTATGAAGGGCTGCAGACGGCGATCGACGGCAAGGATGTGCTGCCGGGTGGCGTCACCGTCAAGCAGCTGATGGACAGCTGGACGACGGAACCGGGCTACCCGGTGCTCACGGTGCGCCGTAACTACGACGACGGATCGGCGATCGTGGCGCAGGAACGGTTCTACGCCGAGAAGCGCGAACCGAACGCGAACGTCTGGTACATCCCGTACTCGTTCGCCCGTGCGTCCGCCCCAAGTTTCGACGATCTGTCCGACTTCCGGTGGTTGTCCCAGAAGGCGGAACGCATCGAGGACACCGGAGCGACCGCTGACGAGTGGCTCGTCTTCAACAAGCAGCAGGCGGGATACTATCGCGTAAACTACGACGCACACAACTGGCTGTTGATCGCGAAGGCCCTCCAGAGCGATCCGTCCGCCATCCATCGGTTCAATCGCGCCCAGCTGATCAACGATGCGTTCCATCTGGCCCGTGTTGACCGCCACGATATGGCTCTGGCGCTAGATCTGCTCACGTACCTGGCGCACGAGACCGAGTACGTCCCGTGGGCCGCGGCCAACGGTGTGCTGAACTACTTCTACGACAAACTGCGTGGCACGGCCCACTACCACGACTTTATCGTGTACGTCGACGCCCTGCTCGGCCCGGTGTTCGATGGGTTGGGTGAGTTcgtgccggttccggaggATGAGCCGCTGCTCCAGAAGTACCTCAAGCAGCTCGTCACCACGTGGGCCTGCCGGCTGGGGTACACCGAGTGCCTCCGGCAGACGGCGGACGCTCTGAGCACTGCCGTCGAAACAAACACTGCAGTCCATCCGGACGTCCAGTACGTGGTGTACTGTTACGGCGTGAAGGGGGCCACCGATGACCAGTACCGCTGGCTGTTCGATCAGATGATCAAGTCGGGCAACGAAGCCGAACGCTCGCTGCTGATCGAAGTGTTGGGTTGCTCGCAGGACCGCGACCAACTCGCGTCCTTGTTCACCGTGGCCATGGGCAGTACGGCTGATCTGGAGAGCCTGCTGGCGGGCGAACGGACACGCATCATATCGTCGATCtactcggccggccggttcggtgtGGAAGCCATCATCGAAACACTGTCCTCGAACCGTGCCCTGGCAGAGGAATTCGTTGACCGTTTCGGGCAGGGCCAACTGAACAGCGTCGTGGCGAATGTGGCTTCGCGTACCAACAACGAGGCCGAGCTAGAGCAGCTCGAGGGCTTCCTGGCCGCGCTGGGCGATTTGATCAGCGAGGACACGGCCGCGTCGGCCCGGCGTACCGTCCACACCAAGAACGAGTGGTTCACGACGTACGAAGGCGTGCGTTCTACCACCTTCTTTACCGACTTTTCGAAATGA
- the LOC131211369 gene encoding aminopeptidase N-like, translating into MVKIRLLLSTALLLLAAVDRNVVTAGRPAWKWLLDSSDVTFVPGPDDWSEAAESSVPNRRQAVDESYRLPNNTAPVHYTLALRTAIHENDRQFSGIVTILLRVLEPSTTITVLNRGLVVQRASLRDESGVTELEQPPYATDPTTEHLTFTLAQLLQPGTRYSLRIEFTGTLQNNNNMGFFASSYLDDEGVRHYLASSKFEPTHARSAFPCYDEPLLKATFDLQLTHAATYNAVANMPALGAPEPDPDNAAYVTSRFETSQIMSTYLVAFAVSDFQIRTAGQQTVYARSNVFEETEFPLDMGNRVLDALSAYTDVSYYDYMPKMTQIAIPDRGTGAMENWGLVAYGEPVLLFNPAINTYRNRKSVTTIIAHEYAHQWFGNLVSPHWWEWIWLNEGFATVYEYLAAQLAHPEGNYWELFTVEVVQNAFAADASETVRPMNWNAGSPNEIAALFDTVAYDKSGSVLNMFREAFGDANWRQGLNSYLIERKLDGATAEHLYAGIHDALQASGAANLLLPVGFSVRDLMESWTSSPGFPVLTVRRTYTDERSIILSQERFLSNKKLPDSHVYHIPYDFTDADTRDFTPSPSAFHWLSSKAAKIVTTVPHDKWIICNRQQTGYYRVNYDPDNWQLIIDALRSDPTQIHHLNRAQLINDAYNLARAERLDLGVALRLMTYLRRETEYAPWSAAGSALTYFYNKLRGTDSYEHFRTYVNYILADAYALLTIDSVTGTETMLQLYLKQFITTWACRIDHGDCLQRTGQALAAAHTADTAVHPDISTAVYCNGMVTASDEQFVWVYDQFKNSSNTAHRTVLIDALACAQKPSHLESLLTVALGSGSEFNSLLATEWTRIVSAVYGASRAGVDAVIDFLSVPTNVAEFVNVLGQSTLNSAVSNVASRTNNANELARLNGLLTSLGTAVTETTANNARATAESNFGWFTTYEGLVAVEFFEKFATTPQEL; encoded by the exons atggtgaaaattcGATTGCTGCTCAGCACcgcactgttgctgctggcggcagtGGACAGAAATGTCGTAACCGCTGGCCGACCCGCGTGGAAGTGGCTGTTGGATTCGTCCGACGTAACGTTcgtgccggggccggacgATTGGAGTGAGGCGGCCGAATCGTCGGTTCCGAATCGTCGCCAGGCAGTGGATGAGTCGTACCGATTGCCCAACAACACCGCACCGGTCCACTACACTCTGGCCCTGCGAACAGCGATCCACGAAAATGATCGCCAGTTCAGTGGCATCGTCACGATCCTGCTGCGGGTTCTAGAGCCGAGCACCACGATTACCGTGCTAAACCGTGGGCTGGTGGTGCAGCGGGCAAGTCTCCGGGACGAGAGCGGTGTGACCGAGCTGGAGCAACCGCCCTACGCGACCGATCCCACCACGGAACATCTCACCTTCACGCTGGCCCAGCTCCTGCAACCCGGCACGAGATATTCCCTGCGCATCGAGTTTACCGGCACGCTCCAGAACAATAACAATATGGGCTTCTTCGCTTCCTCGTACCTGGACGACGAGGGCGTCCGGCACTATTTGGCCTCGAGCAAGTTCGAACCGACCCACGCTCGGTCGGCGTTCCCGTGCTACGATGAGCCACTGCTGAAGGCCACCTTCGATCTGCAGCTAACACACGCGGCCACGTACAATGCGGTAGCGAACATGCCGGCGCTCGGCGCTCCCGAGCCGGATCCGGACAACGCCGCGTACGTCACGTCTCGGTTCGAGACGTCGCAGATAATGTCCACCTATCTGGTGGCGTTCGCGGTCAGCGATTTCCAGATTCGTACCGCTGGCCAACAAACGGTCTACGCCCGATCGAACGTCTTCGAGGAAACCGAATTCCCACTGGACATGGGCAACAGGGTGCTGGACGCGCTCAGTGCGTACACGGACGTTTCGTACTACGACTACATGCCGAAGATGACGCAGATTGCCATCCCCGACCGGGGTACGGGAGCGATGGAGAACTGGGGTCTGGTAGCTTATGG AGAGCCTGTCTTGCTGTTCAATCCGGCCATTAACACGTATCGCAACCGGAAGAGCGTCACGACGATCATCGCCCACGAGTACGCCCATCAGTGGTTCGGCAATCTCGTGAGCCCCCACTGGTGGGAGTGGATCTGGCTGAACGAGGGCTTTGCCACGGTGTACGAGTACCTCGCCGCACAGCTGGCCCACCCGGAGGGCAACTACTGGGAGCTGTTCACCGTCGAGGTGGTGCAGAATGCGTTCGCCGCCGATGCGAGTGAAACGGTTCGTCCGATGAACTGGAACGCTGGGTCACCGAACGAAATCGCTGCCCTGTTCGACACGGTGGCGTACGATAAGTCGGGCAGCGTGCTGAACATGTTCCGCGAGGCGTTCGGTGATGCGAACTGGCGCCAGGGTCTGAACAGCTACCTGATCGAGCGCAAACTGGACGGTGCCACGGCGGAACACTTGTATGCCGGAATCCACGATGCCCTACAGGCCAGCGGTGCCGCCAACCTGCTGTTACCTGTCGGCTTTAGTGTGCGCGACCTGATGGAGTCGTGGACTTCATCCCCCGGTTTCCCGGTGCTGACCGTGCGTCGGACGTACACGGACGAACGGAGTATTATACTTTCCCAGGAACGGTTCCTGTCCAACAAGAAACTTCCGGACAGCCATGTGTACCACATTCCGTACGACTTCACCGACGCCGATACGCGTGACTTCACGCCCTCGCCCTCCGCTTTCCACTGGCTGTCGTCGAAGGCGGCCAAAATTGTCACCACCGTTCCTCACGACAAGTGGATCATCTGCAACCGCCAGCAGACGGGATACTATCGCGTGAACTACGATCCCGACAACTGGCAACTGATCATCGATGCGCTCCGTTCTGATCCCACCCAGATCCATCACCTGAACCGTGCGCAGCTCATTAACGATGCGTACAATCTGGCACGGGCCGAACGGCTGGACCTGGGCGTGGCCCTACGTCTCATGACCTATCTGAGGCGGGAAACCGAGTACGCACCGTGGTCGGCTGCCGGGAGCGCACTGACGTACTTCTACAACAAACTGCGCGGCACAGACTCGTACGAACACTTCCGCACATACGTCAACTACATCCTGGCCGATGCATACGCGTTACTGACGATCGACAGCGTCACCGGGACGGAGACTATGCTGCAGCTCTACCTCAAACAGTTCATCACGACCTGGGCCTGCCGTATCGATCACGGGGATTGTCTCCAGCGAACGGGTCAAGCTCTTGCCGCAGCTCACACCGCCGACACTGCCGTCCATCCGGACATCAGTACCGCCGTCTACTGCAACGGAATGGTCACGGCCAGCGATGAGCAATTCGTCTGGGTGTACGATCAGTTCAAAAACTCGAGCAACACAGCCCACCGTACCGTGCTGATCGATGCATTGGCTTGTGCGCAGAAACCGTCCCACCTGGAAtcgctgctgacggtggcgctgGGCAGTGGCAGCGAGTTTAATTCGCTCCTTGCCACCGAATGGACGCGCATCGTTTCCGCCGTGTACGGAGCAAGCCGGGCCGGTGTGGATGCGGTGATCGATTTCCTTTCGGTGCCCACGAACGTGGCGGAATTCGTCAACGTGCTCGGCCAATCGACACTCAACAGTGCCGTGTCGAACGTTGCTTCGCGAACGAACAACGCCAACGAGCTGGCCCGGCTGAACGGACTGCTGACAAGTCTTGGTACAGCCGTCACGGAGACGACGGCCAACAATGCTCGGGCGACGGCAGAGAGTAACTTCGGTTGGTTCACCACCTACGAGGGGCTCGTGGCGGTCGAGTTCTTCGAGAAGTTTGCCACCACACCGCAAGAGTTGTAA